The Hyphomicrobium sp. 99 genome contains the following window.
CGACGACTTAACAATCCGCCTCAAAGCCAAAGCGACGGTAGAATGCCCGACTAGCTTCGGGACTCAGGTCATCAGCGCACGTCTGGCGGAAATCTCCGACGCGTTCACTCTTAGGCTGTCTCCACCAGGGCTAGTCAGCTCGGTGTCCGAAGGCCCGCCAGCGCTTCCCGCGTCACCTTCCAGCAACACAAGTTCGTAGAAACGACCGTCGTGAAACTACGTGTCCACGGTCTGCGGGTCGCCCAAACGTATATTTGTATGAGACTAAGTTAAGCAACAAAAGTCTCGTGTACAGACCTTTGTTCCTCGGTGGTCTGCAAAACCATCGGCTTTGAAATTGAGGGATGGTGCCGCGAGGTTCGACTCCTCCGCGACACACCACTTTTCGCGAGGGCATCCGCAAGCGGCAAAGCCGAGCGTGTGGTACTCGAGGCTACGCACGCTGGTTTAACTTCGCAGGTTCGAGTCCTGCCCCCTCCCACCAACCAAAGAGACGAGAGTGTCGAACGACTTCATGAGCGACCCGGCCAACAAGAAACTCGACGTCGATCTGACGAAGATCACGCGCTTCGAGCTATTGATTTGAACCGGGAGGACGCCCGCGCCTGGATCGGCGGGCCGCGCTACGACAAAGAGCCGACCGAGATCGCAGCGTCCGTGCAGGGCGGCGGCCGCACGCTCAAAATCTTCGTGAAGCGCCACCGCTAGCGGAACTTTTTTAGCTTGCTCCCAATTTGGTAGCATGGTATAAAGTTGTATGCGATTATTCAGCCGTTCAACTCTCGTCAACTACGCCGAGACGCAAAAGAGTGTGCCTCAATATCGGGCGCTCAAATCTCAGGTCAAGGAGTGGTGCAAGGAAGTTGAACGGGCGAAGTGGAAGAGCACAGCGGACATCAAGGCCGGCCACGCGACGTTGAGCGTGATCACATCCGACCGGGTTGTCTTCAATCTCGTTGGCAACCATTACCGGCTGATCGTGAGAATAGACTTTGACTGGGGTGTGGTGCTCGTGTGCTTCATTGGCACCCACAAGGAATACGATGACGTCGATGCTGAAACGGTGACATTCGATGATTGAGCTTAAACCTATCCGCAACGAAGCGCAGCACAAGGCGGCGCTCAAGGAAATCGAACGCCTGTGGGGCTGCAAGCGCGGCACGCCCGATGGCGATCGCTTCGAAGTCCTTGGCCTGCTCGTCGAGAACTACGAGCGCGAGCATTACCCGCTCGGCCCGTCGGACCCGATCGAAGCCATCAAGTTCCGCATGGAGCAGATGGGCTACACGCGTGTCGATCTGGAGCCGTCGATCGGTAGCCGGGGTCGCGTCAGCGACGTCCTGAACCGCCGGCGGCCGCTCACGCTCGCCATGATCCGGCGGATCAGCGAGCAGCTGAGCATCTCGGCCGAAGTCCTGATCCAGCCGACCGTTAAGAAGGCGAAGAAAGGCGAGAGAGCCAGGGCCGCCTAACGCTGCCGGCCCTGCCGCATCTGGCGGTCGGTCTGCTTGATCAGCAGGATCGTGCGCGGGTCGTTCGTACCGCAAACCGTACAGCGTAGTTTGCCGCGCAGCTCCTCGTGATCCATCTCGGGGTCGTATGGCGTGAGGTCGATCGGGATGCGCCGAGGGCCTTTGAGGAACCCGTGGTTGCCGTGACAGACGGCGTAGAGCTCCCGGCCCCGAATAAGAAAGTCTTTGATCTTCCTGGCCGTCGCCTAGTACGCCCCGGCCGTTCCCAGCGCGATAATAGCGACCGATGGGCGGCCCGTCCACGCCAGGCGCCTGAAACTTGACGTCAAGCTGGGCTGTGTCATCAATCCGTAAACGGCCTTTGCAATGTCTGCGGAACGGGGAGCTTTCAGTGATCACGAGGATCGTATTCATCTGTGCAATTTTCGCCTGTGCCGTCCTGCCGGCGCGGGCGACCGAGTGCGAAACGCGCGCAACAATCGATTGGCTCCTCTCTCGCTTCAAGACCAGGGACACGCCGTTTTCGTTCGCCGAGTCTCTCGCACACCTTGCAAATCCTCGTTCCCGCGAGTCAGCTGAGTACATTGGAAGCCAACTCAAGGAGCTGGCCGACCGCGTTCCGCCGTCCGCCACGCCGGTGCAAATCAAAGACGCTCATGCGGTCGATTACAACGACAAGATCGATCGCTATCAGTGCGAAGCGACAATGGTGCCAGACCCTGAGACCTATCCGAACGTCCTGATGCTTGTGCTGCTGGCGCAGACGTTGAGCAACCAACAAAACCAGACTTCGCTACTGCTTGCCGCGCTCATAGATGAAGGCAACCTGCCCAAGGTCCAACAAGTGTTTGGCCTTCTGCGCGCCTCATACGCCCCCATCGTCGCCAAGGCGACCGAGCCGCACACCATGCGCTACACGGTTCAGAACACCGAGAGCGGCAAACTGATCGAGATCCTAGAGAGCAATTGAGCGTGGACCCCAGCTGGAAACCGGCTGTCGACGGAATACTGCTCGGGCTGGTTATCTCCGTCTTTGTGCTGTCGTACGCCTTTCGCCGCTAGTTGCACTTGACGCAAGTCATGAGTTGC
Protein-coding sequences here:
- a CDS encoding type II toxin-antitoxin system HigA family antitoxin, with protein sequence MIELKPIRNEAQHKAALKEIERLWGCKRGTPDGDRFEVLGLLVENYEREHYPLGPSDPIEAIKFRMEQMGYTRVDLEPSIGSRGRVSDVLNRRRPLTLAMIRRISEQLSISAEVLIQPTVKKAKKGERARAA
- a CDS encoding type II toxin-antitoxin system HigB family toxin, giving the protein MRLFSRSTLVNYAETQKSVPQYRALKSQVKEWCKEVERAKWKSTADIKAGHATLSVITSDRVVFNLVGNHYRLIVRIDFDWGVVLVCFIGTHKEYDDVDAETVTFDD